A stretch of DNA from Spirochaetaceae bacterium:
GCATAAATTTCGCCGGCCGGTTCTTCTGTGGTTTCTAAATCGGTTACAAGCTGGTCCAAATTGGCGGCCTCCTCATCAAATTCACCTTCATTATGTAAAGCCATAGGCTCGCCGGCCGTTTGGGTTAAAACTATTTCGTTTAAAGTTTGGGCTAAATCGGCAACTTCATCTAAACTTTCGGCTATTAAATTTTTATCGATACTCTCTGCGGCTGCGCTGCCGGTGGTACCCCGCTGCGGATAAGCTTCGCGATGTGCCGAAAGTTCGTTTTTGATAGCTTTTAGCTCACCTACTATCTCTTTAAGCTTGCTGTTAAAAAGCGCAGGATTAGCGTTGTCGTCCCCTGCCGTCTCTTTTAAATTATTGCTCATTGCTCAACCCCAACTAAAATTATTTAAACCAATACCACAAATGCCTTACTATAACTAAGCCCTAACCGGCTAAAAGATGGGCCTAATAACTTGTTACTTAAATTACTATATAGCTACTATCATTTTCTATCGTCCTATTAGCAGGAGAATATTAAGCCACATGGGTATTATAGCAAGTTACTTTACTATGTGTCAATAAAAAAAGCCGCTTTAAGGCGGCTTTTAATTTAAGCTTTACTAAAGTGTTCTTTACCGGCAGCGCACAACGGGCAAACCCAGCTTTCAGGTATATCGGCAAAAGCTGTGCCGGGAGCAATCCCGTTATCGGGGTCGCCAACGGCTGGGTCGTACTCGTAACCACATAAATCGCATACGTACATAA
This window harbors:
- a CDS encoding rubredoxin, which translates into the protein MYVCDLCGYEYDPAVGDPDNGIAPGTAFADIPESWVCPLCAAGKEHFSKA